One Alkalidesulfovibrio alkalitolerans DSM 16529 genomic window, GTCACAACACTTCTGCGATGAGGTCGCCATGCCCAATCCATTTCGTCTGGAAACCATACGACCGGGGCAGCCCTTCTGCGACAGGGAGGAAGAAACGCGCGTACTGCTCGCCCATGCCCGCGACTTCCGCAATGTGGTGCTCTCGTCGCCGCGGCGTTACGGCAAAACGTCCCTGGCGCTGCGTGTTCAAAGCCAATTGGAGAGCGAGGGATGGGCCTGCCTGCACGCCGATTTCTTTGGCGTGGATTCCATGGAAGACGTCGCCCGCAGGATCGGCCGGGCGCTGCTCAAGGCGCTGGACCGCCGTGAAACGCTTCTGGGCAAGGGCAGGCGGCTGCTCAAGGGGTTGAAGGCTTTTCGTCCTGCATTCCACCCCCGCGAAGACGGCGGCATCACACTGACCGTGGAACGGGTCAGCGAATCGGGTGACCCCGTCAGACTCCTGGAAAACGTTCTGGAGGATCTCGCCGAGGTGGTGGGGCGAAAGGAATTCTCCCTGCACGTCACCTTCGACGAGTTCCAGGAAGTCACGCGACTCAAGGAGTCCGGGCAGATCGAGGGCATAATCCGGACCTGCATCCAGGGGCAGGACGCGAGTTATCTTT contains:
- a CDS encoding AAA family ATPase, with the translated sequence SQHFCDEVAMPNPFRLETIRPGQPFCDREEETRVLLAHARDFRNVVLSSPRRYGKTSLALRVQSQLESEGWACLHADFFGVDSMEDVARRIGRALLKALDRRETLLGKGRRLLKGLKAFRPAFHPREDGGITLTVERVSESGDPVRLLENVLEDLAEVVGRKEFSLHVTFDEFQEVTRLKESGQIEGIIRTCIQGQDASYLFLGSRRGVLRAIFNERKRPLFQSAIHMQLDPLPYADVVPFVENLFKQEGKSITTEGAKAVHALVEGYPYYVQRLAGEAFEAAEGPVSREDVVRALARVAHGERYGFQAVLSTLTPSQIKVLRALTKHPTSEPQSAEFTALSGTPASSVGFAIKKLESEDLIEKDARGVWRVVDPVFRLWLNEL